From one Rhodamnia argentea isolate NSW1041297 chromosome 1, ASM2092103v1, whole genome shotgun sequence genomic stretch:
- the LOC115753677 gene encoding disease resistance protein RUN1-like, translating into MVSQLFSSLAAPAFAALLFLYFLYRRSREINAAANDGTARGDSGTHTPTEVPEIDTSSQYDHEVFLSFNGKDTRETFTDHLYTRLTEAGICTFKDDKSLRIGGEFAPQLLQAIKQSQILIPIFSKNYASSPWCLEELAEMVKCKKTGGQKIMPIFYDVAPAEVRHQTGGYGDAFLSYENKKRYDEETMREWKTALKEVSFLNGCDLQSMPNRREGEFVKAFTQKVFNELKKASLVVSDYLVSVDNHVHAIMKMIGARTSETRIVGIHGMGGIEKTTTAKIVYNQLSKDFSDHCFLSNIREMSKTKGIEFLQNQLISDILKTKDTNIRNSDDGIEIIKDRLSNKRVLLLLDDVEDENHIDALVCNRDCLGKGSKIIITTRRIDVLCVPEVDYKYELTGMNPDQSLQLFSKHAFRRCSPLDEYIDQSNRAIDIAGGLPLALEVIGSLLCRTKKEMWDATLKMLESVPHDKIQSKLKVSYDALNFRQQHMFLDIACLFVGYDKDNLVHFWSESDFFPEVAMEVLRNMSLIKISEDNEVWMHDQLVDLGREMVRQKGGTKVEKQSRVWDPKVGSDLLRKHKGKKEAEALRLDLDCQKQYHFTYEDFECIPDLRFLQVRGSRENFHAEKGFFGANRHQMFFQLVSIQISSQNYDGFHGLVSP; encoded by the exons ATGGTTTCCCAACTTTTTTCATCTCTTGCTGCCCCTGCTTTTGCTGCTTTGCTGTTCCTTTACTTCTTGTATAGAAGATCAAGGGAGATCAATGCAGCTGCAAATGATGGAACAGCAAGAGGCGATTCTGGCACTCACACTCCAACAGAAGTACCTGAAATAGATACTTCGTCACAATATGACCATGAAGTATTCTTGAGCTTCAATGGAAAGGATACTCGAGAAACTTTTACTGACCACCTTTACACTAGACTTACAGAGGCGGGAATCTGCACATTTAAGGACGACAAAAGTCTCCGGATTGGGGGAGAGTTTGCACCACAACTTCTCCAAGCAATTAAGCAGTCGCAGATCTTAATACCTATCTTCTCGAAAAATTATGCCTCTAGTCCCTGGTGTCTCGAGGAGTTAGCCGAAATGGTCAAGTGTAAGAAAACAGGGGGACAaaagatcatgcccattttttaCGACGTGGCACCTGCAGAGGTTAGGCACCAAACTGGGGGCTATGGGGATGCCTTTCTTTCATATGAAAACAAGAAGCGATATGATGAAGAGACTATGCGTGAGTGGAAGACTGCTCTCAAAGAAGTATCATTTCTAAATGGATGCGACCTGCAAAGCATGCCCAACAG GCGAGAAGGTGAGTTCGTGAAAGCATTCACGCAGAAGGTTTTCAATGAGTTGAAAAAGGCTTCTCTTGTAGTATCAGACTACTTAGTCAGTGTCGACAACCATGTACATGCAATCATGAAAATGATAGGTGCTAGGACAAGTGAAACACGGATTGTAGGAATCCACGGGATGGGTGGCATCGAAAAGACGACTACGGCCAAAATCGTCTATAATCAGCTTTCGAAAGATTTCAGTGACCATTGCTTTCTTTCCAACATCCGTGAAATGTCAAAAACCAAGGGCATTGAATTCTTGCAGAATCAGCTCATCTCCGACATCCTCAAAACGAAAGATACAAATATAAGAAACTCTGATGATGGGATTGAGATCATCAAAGATAGGTTGTCCAATAAAAGAGTCCTCCTGCTTCTCGATGATGTGGAAGACGAGAATCATATTGATGCACTTGTGTGTAATCGTGATTGCTTAGGCAAAGGGAGCAAAATTATTATTACTACCAGAAGGATAGATGTTCTTTGTGTTCCGGAAGTGGACTATAAGTATGAGCTTACGGGCATGAATCCCgatcaatctcttcaacttttcagCAAACATGCCTTCAGAAGATGTTCCCCTTTAGACGAGTATATCGACCAATCCAACAGGGCGATAGATATTGCTGGGGGTCTTCCGCTTGCTCTTGAGGTCATAGGTTCACTTTTATGTCGCACTAAAAAGGAAATGTGGGATGCCACATTGAAGATGCTAGAAAGTGTTCCTCATGATAAAATTCAAAGTAAGCTAAAAGTAAGCTATGATGCATTAAATTTTCGGCAACAACATATGTTCCTCgatatagcttgtcttttcGTTGGATATGACAAAGACAATCTGGTTCATTTTTGGAGTGAATCTGATTTTTTCCCAGAAGTAGCCATGGAAGTTTTGCGGAAcatgtctttgataaagattAGTGAGGATAATGAAGTAtggatgcacgatcaactcGTAGACCTCGGAAGAGAAATGGTTCGTCAAAAAGGTGGCACCAAAGTAGAGAAGCAAAGTAGGGTGTGGGATCCTAAGGTAGGATCGGATTTGCTGAGGAAACATAAG ggaaaaaaagaagcggAAGCTCTTCGTCTAGACTTGGACTGTCAGAAGCAGTATCATTTTACCTATGAGGACTTTGAATGCATACCAGATCTAAGGTTCCTTCAAGTGCGCGGTTCGAGGGAAAATTTTCATGCAGAAAAGGGCTTCTTTGGCGCGAATCGACATCAAATGTTCTTCCAACTAGTGAGCATTCAAATCTCCTCCCAAAATTACGATGGATTTCATGGCCTGGTATCCCCCTGA